In Coregonus clupeaformis isolate EN_2021a chromosome 15, ASM2061545v1, whole genome shotgun sequence, one genomic interval encodes:
- the LOC121582650 gene encoding homer protein homolog 1 isoform X1, translating to MGEQPIFSTRAHVFQIDPTTKKNWVPTSKHAVTVSYFYDSTRNVYRIISLDGSKAIINSTITPNMTFTKTSQKFGQWADSRANTVYGLGFSSENHLLKFAEKFAEFKEAARLAKEKSQEKMELTSTPSQVAALKKNVLSVPPKVPPKVPLRVPVKKKESATGDLQSPLTPESINGTDDERGTTPETPQHPPEPRAEPSQNQLPFSHSSSSINKHWEAELAALKGNNAKLTAALLESTANVKQWKQQLAAYQEEAERLHKRVTELECVSGQTTVIKSQKTELNQTIEELESALKAKEEELERLKEEVESANEFQTQKESLTQKLQETEERNQTLEAQLGELELRLEGSQLESEAFRKSLRSLLELLDGKIFELTELRDSLARLIEGSSS from the exons ATGGG AGAGCAGCCTATCTTCAGTACGAGGGCCCATGTCTTCCAGATCGACCCCACCACCAAGAAGAACTGGGTTCCCACCAGTAAACACGCAGTCACAGTCTCCTACTTCTACGACAGCACGCGCAACGTCTACCGCATCATCAGTCTGGACGGctccaag gCAATCATCAACAGCACCATCACCCCCAACATGACCTTCACCAAGACCTCCCAGAAGTTTGGCCAGTGGGCCGACAGCCGAGCCAACACCGTCTACGGCCTGGGCTTCTCCTCAGAGAACCACCTgctcaag TTTGCAGAGAAGTTTGCAGAGTTTAAGGAGGCGGCCCGGTTAGCCAAGGAGAAATCCCAGGAGAAGATGGAACTCACCAGCACCCCCTCTCAG gTCGCTGCACTAAAAAAGAATGTGCTCTCAGTACCTCCCAAAGTACCTCCCAAAGTACCTCTCAGAGTACCTGTAAAAAAGAAG GAGTCGGCCACCGGTGACCTGCAGTCACCTTTGACCCCGGAGAGCATCAACGGCACTGATGACGAGAGGGGCACCACCCCCGAAACGCCGCAGCACCCCCCTGAGCCCCGTGCCGAGCCTTCTCAGAACCAACTGCCCTTCTCCCACAG ttCGTCCAGTATTAACAAGCACTGGGAGGCCGAGCTGGCAGCCCTGAAGGGAAACAATGCCAAACTGACAGCAGCTCTGCTGGAGTCCACAGCCAATGTCAAACAGTGGAAACAACAACTGGCTGCTTACCAGGAGGAGGCTGAGAGACTTCACAAACGG GTGACAGAGCTGGAGTGTGTTAGTGGTCAGACGACAGTCATCAAATCCCAGAAGACTGAGCTCAACCAGACGATAGAAGAACTGGAGTCAGCATTAAAGGCCaaggaggag GAACTAGAGAGGTTGAAAGAGGAAGTAGAGAGTGCCAATGAGTTCCAGACTCAGAAGGAATCGCTAACACAGAAACTACAG GAGACGGAGGAGAGGAACCAGACATTGGAGGCCCAGCTGGGGGAGTTGGAGCTGCGTCTGGAGGGCAGTCAGCTGGAGAGCGAGGCCTTCAGGAAGAGTCTGCGGTCCCTGCTGGAACTGCTGGACGGGAAGATCTTTGAGCTgacagagctccgagacagcctGGCCAGACTCATCGAGGGCAGCAGCAGCTAG
- the LOC121582650 gene encoding homer protein homolog 1 isoform X2 has protein sequence MGEQPIFSTRAHVFQIDPTTKKNWVPTSKHAVTVSYFYDSTRNVYRIISLDGSKAIINSTITPNMTFTKTSQKFGQWADSRANTVYGLGFSSENHLLKFAEKFAEFKEAARLAKEKSQEKMELTSTPSQESATGDLQSPLTPESINGTDDERGTTPETPQHPPEPRAEPSQNQLPFSHSSSSINKHWEAELAALKGNNAKLTAALLESTANVKQWKQQLAAYQEEAERLHKRVTELECVSGQTTVIKSQKTELNQTIEELESALKAKEEELERLKEEVESANEFQTQKESLTQKLQETEERNQTLEAQLGELELRLEGSQLESEAFRKSLRSLLELLDGKIFELTELRDSLARLIEGSSS, from the exons ATGGG AGAGCAGCCTATCTTCAGTACGAGGGCCCATGTCTTCCAGATCGACCCCACCACCAAGAAGAACTGGGTTCCCACCAGTAAACACGCAGTCACAGTCTCCTACTTCTACGACAGCACGCGCAACGTCTACCGCATCATCAGTCTGGACGGctccaag gCAATCATCAACAGCACCATCACCCCCAACATGACCTTCACCAAGACCTCCCAGAAGTTTGGCCAGTGGGCCGACAGCCGAGCCAACACCGTCTACGGCCTGGGCTTCTCCTCAGAGAACCACCTgctcaag TTTGCAGAGAAGTTTGCAGAGTTTAAGGAGGCGGCCCGGTTAGCCAAGGAGAAATCCCAGGAGAAGATGGAACTCACCAGCACCCCCTCTCAG GAGTCGGCCACCGGTGACCTGCAGTCACCTTTGACCCCGGAGAGCATCAACGGCACTGATGACGAGAGGGGCACCACCCCCGAAACGCCGCAGCACCCCCCTGAGCCCCGTGCCGAGCCTTCTCAGAACCAACTGCCCTTCTCCCACAG ttCGTCCAGTATTAACAAGCACTGGGAGGCCGAGCTGGCAGCCCTGAAGGGAAACAATGCCAAACTGACAGCAGCTCTGCTGGAGTCCACAGCCAATGTCAAACAGTGGAAACAACAACTGGCTGCTTACCAGGAGGAGGCTGAGAGACTTCACAAACGG GTGACAGAGCTGGAGTGTGTTAGTGGTCAGACGACAGTCATCAAATCCCAGAAGACTGAGCTCAACCAGACGATAGAAGAACTGGAGTCAGCATTAAAGGCCaaggaggag GAACTAGAGAGGTTGAAAGAGGAAGTAGAGAGTGCCAATGAGTTCCAGACTCAGAAGGAATCGCTAACACAGAAACTACAG GAGACGGAGGAGAGGAACCAGACATTGGAGGCCCAGCTGGGGGAGTTGGAGCTGCGTCTGGAGGGCAGTCAGCTGGAGAGCGAGGCCTTCAGGAAGAGTCTGCGGTCCCTGCTGGAACTGCTGGACGGGAAGATCTTTGAGCTgacagagctccgagacagcctGGCCAGACTCATCGAGGGCAGCAGCAGCTAG
- the si:ch1073-398f15.1 gene encoding cardiomyopathy-associated protein 5, which yields MDTMETVECIRIDPDTLTMLEDDVDITEGVSQINDEVEDLRNSLRLAVQDEAVRPKMQCLIMDPSFSMVTVQGEDSGIQWETSSSRCSTPWGSEAEPTPTVASEFCFPINERSVSPGLGSGMAGKITFVMDEAMMVRRPRMKISSGGGCRSRADRRRRIPLPTGDDLGKLVEKPELVEVSLPNVRAKGDGEEEETTDPKEEKKQNLFRLVSEGSEILNIVVPPRLVSIDEEESQGMVDNLSYLEESTFTKPSNETIDEVFEEDNAPPEEGGDQTVEHTESSHLTRPDQTDPPGAPVAKQPRRGATSDMDYFETFTQMDEPAPGGPTIIEEGQEDEEADCGEENQQASEEPEQPQDAAPVTKDLGGSNTGVSGEEISSDHLDEVFYGGMDDMPSKNYLEVEEDAVDKSPKSPLKESGSALFGSEETVLTPIFLPSGPPKIINPTLLEEPTAMAFLYTDLYEEAVGSREGVKEEDTESMTSERSFHSRHSDREARGYLEKFVLKDETPMVELEGEPAVEEGFRTWAQELYTLNNFLSHPDDAVTEGEIQEVEHDMTDFFRTNASSSPSDDRYIPSLDKEKNHAEPVKEDKHVKADNVLKTVQEAPQPQAVDEQKTPEEENKTQGVVTDLNDTPLSDPESSSEGAGGGSVTEPHTDLDLSFKHDAPTVELQTLPSLSDSGTNQEAPKPVAPPRRKPAALPKSSLKLAPLARAQTPVKILEEGVGDGGKEEREEEKEKASPAETADEGEGDGETGQREEEKDMTSPVDSSSSFYQSQIALVSSIATDPAKEGGSKKALETEPVNAEDKKTELAEGNTEPPQAEESDSPKPETDPVLTGQDSKTEPAKGEAEPAESAKPEVEPVKGGGSSETASATTGPSQTTSSAPAPVTDPAKDSGGCIIL from the exons ATGGATACAATGGAAACGGTGGAATGTATCAGGATAGATCCAGATACTCTGACAATGCTAGAGGATGATGTGGACATCACTGAGGGAGTCTCCCAAATCAATGACGAGGTTGAGGATCTCCGCAACAG TTTGCGATTGGCGGTCCAGGATGAGGCAGTGCGTCCCAAGATGCAGTGCTTAATAATGGACCCCTCCTTCTCCATGGTTACAGTGCAGGGCGAGGACAGCGGCATCCAATGGGAGACCAGCTCCAGCCGCTGCTCCACCCCCTGGGGTTCCGAAGCTGAACCCACCCCTACCGTCGCATCGGAATTCTGCTTTCCCATCAACGAAAGGTCAGTTTCACCTGGATTAGGATCTGGAATGGCAGGTAAAATAACCTTTGTCATGGATGAGGCGATGATGGTGAGGAGGCCAAGGATGAAAATAAGTAGTGGAGGAGGATGCAGGAGCCGGGCTGACAGACGGAGACGGATTCCTCTGCCCACAGGTGATGACTTAG GTAAGTTGGTTGAGAAGCCAGAGCTAGTGGAGGTGTCCCTGCCCAACGTGAGGGCaaagggagatggggaggaggaggaaacgaCAGATCCCAAAGAGGAGAAGAAGCAGAATTTGTTCCGCCTGGTGTCAGAAGGCTCAGAGATCCTGAACATTGTGGTTCCTCCCAGGCTGGTGAGCATAGACGAGGAGGAGAGCCAGGGCATGGTGGACAACCTGTCTTACCTGGAGGAATCCACCTTCACCAAACCCAGTAACGAAACCATAGATGAG GTGTTTGAGGAGGACAACGCACCACCAGAGGAGGGTGGAGATCAAACGGTGGAACATACTGAGTCCTCCCATCTCACCAGACCTGATCAGACTGACCCTCCCGGGGCTCCTGTGGCAAAGCAGCCCAGACGAGGAGCCACCAGTGACATGGACTACTTTGAGACATTTACTCAGATGGATGAGCCTGCTCCAGGAGGCCCCACCATAATCGAAGAAGGACAGGAGGATGAGGAGGCAGACTGTGGAGAGGAAAACCAGCAGGCGAGTGAGGAGCCGGAACAGCCCCAAGATGCTGCACCTGTGACCAAAGACCTGGGAGGTTCCAACACAGGCGTTAGCGGAGAAGAAATCTccagtgaccatctggatgagGTGTTCTACGGCGGTATGGACGATATGCCTTCTAAGAACTATCTGGAAGTAGAGGAGGACGCAGTAGACAAGTCACCCAAGTCCCCCCTGAAGGAGAGTGGATCGGCCCTCTTCGGCAGCGAGGAGACCGTCCTCACCCCCATCTTCCTCCCCTCAGGACCCCCCAAAATCATCAACCCCACTCTGCTAGAAGAGCCTACGGCCATGGCCTTCCTTTACACAGACCTGTATGAAGAGGCGGTGGGCAGCAGGGAAGGAGTGAAGGAGGAAGACACTGAGAGTATGACCTCTGAAAGGTCCTTCCACAGCAGACACTCAGACCGGGAGGCCAGGGGGTACCTGGAGAAGTTTGTCCTGAAGGACGAGACTCCAATGGTAGAGCTGGAAGGGGAACCAGCAGTAGAGGAAGGCTTCAGAACTTGGGCACAGGAATTGTACACGCTGAACAACTTTCTCTCACACCCTGACGATGCAGTGACAGAAGGGGAGATCCAGGAGGTTGAGCATGACATGACAGATTTTTTCCGGACTAACGCCAGTTCCTCTCCATCTGATGATCGGTACATCCCATCACTGGATAAAGAAAAGAACCATGCAGAACCTGTGAAGGAGGACAAACATGTTAAGGCAGACAATGTTTTAAAGACGGTGCAGGAAGCACCTCAGCCTCAAGCGGTTGATGAACAGAAAACCCCAGAGGAGGAGAACAAGACTCAGGGCGTTGTCACAGATTTAAATGATACGCCACTCTCTGACCCAGAGTCTTCCTCTGAGGGGGCTGGTGGAGGGAGTGTCACTGAGCCCCACACAGACCTAGACCTCTCATTCAAACATGATGCTCCCACAGTGGAACTACAAACACTCCCATCTCTGAGTGACAGTGGAACCAATCAGGAAGCTCCAAAGCCAGTAGCCCCGCCTAGAAGGAAGCCAGCTGCACTTCCCAAGAGCTCTCTGAAACTAGCGCCACTGGCTCGAGCCCAGACCCCAGTTAAGATCCTGGAGGAGGGAGtaggggatggagggaaggaagagagggaggaggagaaagagaaggctTCACCAGCTGAGACTGCtgatgagggagagggggatggagagacgggacagagggaggaggagaaagataTGACATCACCAGTTGACAGCTCATCCTCATTTTACCAATCCCAGATTGCGCTGGTCTCAAGTATAGCTACTGACCCAGCAAAAGAAGGAGGGAGCAAAAAGGCCTTAGAGACTGAACCAGTAAATGCAGAGGACAAAAAGACTGAATTGGCTGAAGGAAACACAGAACCACCTCAGGCTGAGGAGAGTGACAGCCCCAAGCCAGAGACTGACCCGGTattgacaggacaggacagtaaaACAGAACCAGCTAAAGGAGAGGCTGAACCAGCTGAGTCAGCTAAGCCAGAGGTTGAACCAGTGAAAGGAGGGGGCAGCAGTGAG